In a single window of the Serratia quinivorans genome:
- the trxB gene encoding Thioredoxin reductase encodes MGTAKHSKLLILGSGPAGYTAAVYAARANLSPVLITGMEQGGQLTTTTEVENWPGDAEGLTGPALMERMREHAEKFQTEIVFDHINSVDLQNRPFRLFGDSGEYTCDALIIATGASARYLGLPTEEAFKGKGVSACATCDGFFYRNQKVAVVGGGNTAVEEALYLSNIAAEVHLIHRRDSFRSEKILINRLMEKVKNGNIVLHTDHTLDEVLGDQMGVTGVRIRSTKAEDQTQELELAGVFIAIGHSPNTSIFGGQLELENGYIKVQSGIHGNATQTTIPGVFAAGDVMDHIYRQAITSAGTGCMAALDAERYLDGIAGAEVL; translated from the coding sequence ATGGGCACGGCTAAACACAGCAAATTATTGATCCTGGGCTCCGGCCCGGCGGGTTATACCGCCGCAGTTTACGCAGCGCGCGCCAACCTGAGCCCGGTATTGATTACCGGTATGGAGCAAGGGGGTCAGTTGACCACCACCACCGAAGTGGAAAACTGGCCGGGTGATGCCGAAGGCCTGACCGGCCCGGCGTTGATGGAGCGTATGCGCGAGCATGCTGAAAAATTCCAGACAGAGATTGTGTTTGACCACATCAACAGCGTTGACCTGCAGAACCGTCCGTTCCGCCTGTTTGGCGACAGCGGCGAATACACCTGTGATGCACTGATTATCGCCACTGGCGCATCGGCCCGTTACCTTGGCCTGCCTACCGAAGAAGCTTTCAAAGGCAAGGGCGTGTCTGCCTGTGCCACCTGTGACGGTTTCTTCTACCGTAATCAGAAAGTCGCGGTGGTCGGTGGTGGCAACACTGCCGTGGAAGAAGCGCTTTATTTGTCCAACATCGCGGCCGAAGTTCACCTGATTCACCGCCGTGACAGCTTCCGTTCAGAAAAGATCCTGATCAACCGGCTGATGGAGAAAGTGAAAAACGGCAACATCGTGCTGCACACCGACCACACTCTGGACGAAGTGCTGGGCGATCAAATGGGCGTTACCGGCGTACGTATCCGTAGCACCAAAGCGGAAGACCAAACGCAGGAACTTGAACTGGCCGGCGTGTTTATCGCCATCGGCCACAGCCCGAACACCAGCATTTTCGGTGGTCAGCTGGAGCTGGAAAACGGCTACATCAAGGTGCAGTCCGGTATTCACGGTAATGCCACCCAGACCACCATTCCAGGCGTGTTCGCCGCCGGCGACGTGATGGACCACATCTACCGCCAGGCGATCACCTCTGCCGGGACCGGTTGTATGGCAGCGCTGGACGCTGAGCGTTATCTGGACGGCATTGCCGGCGCAGAAGTGCTGTAA
- the rarA gene encoding Replication-associated recombination protein A — translation MSNMSLDFSQNEFQPLAARMRPTTLAQYIGQQHLLAAGKPLPRAIEAGQLHSMILWGPPGTGKTTLAELIGRYGQADVERISAVTSGIKEIREAIERARQNRDAGRRTILFVDEVHRFNKSQQDAFLPHIEDGTITFIGATTENPSFELNSALLSRARVYLLKALTAEDISQVLDQAMQDSSRGFGGQNIELLEETRRMLSELVGGDARRALNSLEMMADMAEINAKGIRVLTPELLKEVSGERSARFDNKGDRFYDLISALHKSVRGSAPDAALYWYARIITAGGDPLYVARRLLAIASEDVGNADPRGMQVAIAAWDCFTRVGPAEGERAIAQAIVYLACAPKSNAVYTAFKAAIRDAKEMADYDVPEHLRNAPTKLMKEMGLGAEYRYAHDEPNAYAAGEDYFPPEMARTRYYHPTTRGLEGKIGEKLAWLAEQDQNSQTKRYR, via the coding sequence GTGAGTAATATGTCGCTCGATTTTTCCCAGAATGAATTCCAGCCGTTGGCCGCGCGGATGCGGCCGACCACGCTGGCACAGTATATCGGCCAGCAACATCTGCTGGCCGCCGGCAAGCCTTTGCCGCGTGCAATCGAGGCGGGGCAACTGCATTCGATGATTCTGTGGGGGCCACCGGGCACCGGGAAAACGACGCTGGCAGAATTGATCGGTCGTTATGGTCAGGCGGACGTCGAGCGTATTTCTGCCGTCACGTCCGGGATCAAAGAGATCCGCGAGGCGATCGAGCGTGCACGCCAAAACCGTGACGCCGGTCGCCGCACTATCCTGTTTGTCGATGAGGTCCATCGCTTCAACAAAAGCCAGCAGGATGCCTTCCTGCCGCACATTGAAGACGGCACCATCACCTTTATCGGCGCCACCACCGAAAACCCGTCTTTTGAGCTTAACTCGGCGCTGTTGTCACGGGCCCGTGTTTATTTGCTGAAGGCACTGACTGCCGAAGATATCAGCCAGGTGCTGGATCAGGCGATGCAGGACAGCAGCCGGGGCTTTGGCGGCCAGAATATCGAACTGCTGGAAGAGACGCGCCGCATGTTGTCGGAGCTGGTTGGCGGCGACGCTCGTCGGGCGCTGAACAGCCTGGAGATGATGGCGGACATGGCGGAGATCAACGCCAAAGGCATTCGCGTGTTGACGCCGGAATTACTGAAAGAGGTCTCTGGCGAACGCAGTGCGCGTTTCGATAATAAAGGCGACCGCTTTTACGATCTGATCTCGGCGCTGCATAAATCGGTGCGTGGTTCAGCGCCGGATGCTGCGTTGTACTGGTATGCACGTATTATTACCGCCGGGGGCGATCCACTGTATGTGGCGCGCCGGTTGCTGGCGATTGCTTCTGAAGATGTGGGGAATGCCGACCCGCGTGGCATGCAGGTAGCCATTGCGGCCTGGGACTGCTTTACCCGCGTCGGCCCGGCGGAGGGCGAAAGGGCGATTGCTCAGGCTATCGTCTATTTGGCCTGCGCGCCAAAAAGCAACGCGGTTTACACGGCCTTCAAAGCGGCAATACGTGATGCCAAAGAGATGGCTGATTATGATGTACCCGAGCATCTGCGCAATGCGCCAACCAAGCTGATGAAGGAAATGGGGCTGGGTGCAGAATATCGTTACGCTCACGATGAGCCCAATGCCTATGCCGCCGGCGAGGATTACTTCCCACCCGAAATGGCCAGAACGCGTTACTATCATCCAACCACGCGCGGGCTGGAAGGTAAAATTGGCGAAAAGCTGGCATGGCTGGCTGAGCAGGATCAAAATAGCCAGACAAAACGCTACCGCTAG
- the ftsK gene encoding DNA translocase FtsK, whose amino-acid sequence MSQEYTEDKEVTLRKLSSGRRLLEAVLIVVAIFAIYLMAALVSFNPSDPSWSQTAWHEPIHNLGGGVGAWMADTLFFTFGVLAYAIPPIMLVLCWAAYRQRSGGEYIDYFALSLRLIGTLALVLTSCGLAALNVDDLYYFASGGVIGSLLSNAMLPWFNGIGATLGLLCVWAAGLTLFTGWSWLVIAERIGGVVLGTATFMTNRSRREDRYHDDDDRYVEEQPESADKEAALAAATTATAANAAEDDVLFSAPSVTETAKMAAEDAEDPLLSGLRAHDDEDADIVPVAPAPASAPATAAPVVAQAPSVTAAPAAPASVNQHPMSAVAENTAPPLYSFEIPEETPTPKTTRPVDPYRDDDEPRMGNWDAPAVSPSHDRSPFDFSAAQRDHVDVSAPAGFSAAEPAVSPFGSAKPQAPAAATAIAGAVAANTFMPAFTATSDANSQVKQGLGPELPRPNPVRIPTRRELASYGIKLPSQRMAEQEQRTREDDEPLQQADNLSQDDEALQEAALRQAFAEQQSQRYGGEPEADNLDDEAALQEAALRQAFADQQSQRYGQPAAAPSVAPTTPVDTRNAFGFSPMDDLVDDGPVEPLFTLSPQMEERIELQSEREDDVPFGQFEPAASAQPQTPPVQPYQPAYQQPQQQQVVQQQPPAYQQPVAQPEPAAVQQPAMDSLIHPFLMRNEMPLQKPTTPLPTLDLLTEAPKEVEPVDSFALEQKARLVEASLADYRVKADVVDILPGPVITRFELDLAPGVKAARISNLSRDLARSLSTSAVRVVEVIPGKPYVGLELPNVKRQTVYLREVLDCPAFRDNPSPLAIVLGKDISGEPVVADLAKMPHLLVAGTTGSGKSVGVNAMILSILYKATPKEVRFIMIDPKMLELSVYEGIPHLLTDVVTDMKDAANALRWCVAEMERRYKLMSALGVRNLAGYNERVDQAEAMGRPIPDPFWKPTDSMDMTPPVLEKEPYIVVMVDEFADLIMTVGKKVEELIARLAQKARAAGIHLVLATQRPSVDVITGLIKANIPTRIAFTVSSKIDSRTILDQGGAESLLGMGDMLYLAPNSSIPVRVHGAFVRDQEVHAVVKDWKARERPQYKEGILSAGDDGEGGTGGGLDGDEELDPLFDQAVEFVVDKRRASISGVQRQFRIGYNRAARIIEQMEAQGIVSEQGHNGNREVLAPPRHD is encoded by the coding sequence TTGAGCCAGGAATATACAGAAGATAAAGAAGTTACCTTGAGAAAACTCAGCAGCGGCCGCCGTTTGCTCGAAGCTGTGTTGATTGTGGTAGCCATTTTTGCCATTTACCTCATGGCTGCCTTGGTCAGTTTTAATCCATCTGACCCAAGCTGGTCGCAGACCGCGTGGCATGAGCCAATTCATAACCTGGGCGGTGGCGTCGGGGCCTGGATGGCCGACACATTGTTCTTCACCTTCGGGGTACTCGCCTATGCGATACCGCCGATCATGCTGGTGTTGTGCTGGGCGGCTTATCGTCAGCGCAGCGGCGGCGAATACATCGATTATTTTGCGCTTTCACTGCGCCTGATCGGCACGTTGGCGCTGGTGCTCACTTCGTGTGGCCTGGCGGCATTGAATGTCGACGATCTCTATTACTTCGCCTCCGGCGGTGTGATCGGCAGTTTGCTGAGCAACGCCATGTTGCCGTGGTTCAACGGCATTGGTGCCACCCTGGGGCTGCTGTGCGTTTGGGCTGCGGGGCTGACACTGTTTACCGGCTGGTCCTGGCTGGTGATCGCCGAGCGTATCGGCGGCGTGGTGCTGGGGACGGCGACCTTTATGACCAATCGTTCACGCCGTGAAGACCGTTATCACGACGATGATGACCGTTACGTCGAAGAGCAACCCGAATCTGCAGACAAGGAAGCCGCGCTTGCTGCGGCTACCACAGCGACGGCGGCCAATGCAGCGGAAGATGACGTATTGTTCTCAGCGCCTTCGGTCACGGAAACCGCGAAAATGGCGGCGGAAGATGCCGAAGATCCGTTGCTCAGCGGCCTGCGGGCTCATGATGACGAAGATGCGGATATCGTACCTGTTGCGCCAGCGCCAGCCAGCGCACCTGCCACAGCGGCACCTGTTGTCGCTCAGGCACCGTCGGTTACTGCGGCACCGGCGGCTCCGGCCTCGGTGAACCAGCATCCGATGAGCGCGGTAGCGGAAAACACCGCGCCGCCGCTGTACTCGTTTGAAATCCCTGAAGAGACACCAACGCCGAAGACGACGCGCCCGGTCGACCCTTACCGGGATGACGATGAGCCTCGTATGGGGAATTGGGATGCTCCGGCCGTATCGCCGTCGCACGACCGCTCTCCATTTGATTTCTCTGCCGCACAACGTGATCATGTTGATGTCAGTGCTCCGGCCGGTTTCAGTGCCGCCGAGCCTGCCGTTTCACCGTTTGGCAGCGCGAAGCCTCAGGCACCCGCCGCAGCGACGGCAATTGCCGGTGCTGTTGCCGCCAATACCTTTATGCCGGCCTTTACCGCCACCAGTGACGCGAACTCGCAGGTGAAACAAGGCCTCGGCCCTGAATTGCCGCGCCCGAACCCGGTGCGTATTCCGACCCGGCGTGAGCTGGCTTCCTACGGCATCAAGCTGCCTTCGCAGCGTATGGCCGAACAGGAACAACGCACCCGTGAGGACGACGAGCCATTGCAACAGGCTGATAATCTTTCGCAAGATGATGAAGCCCTGCAGGAAGCAGCCTTGCGCCAGGCGTTTGCCGAGCAGCAAAGCCAGCGTTACGGCGGGGAGCCTGAGGCAGATAATCTGGATGATGAAGCTGCTCTGCAGGAGGCCGCGCTGCGTCAGGCGTTTGCCGACCAGCAAAGCCAGCGCTATGGCCAGCCAGCCGCCGCGCCATCGGTGGCACCAACTACGCCGGTAGATACCCGCAATGCGTTCGGCTTCTCGCCGATGGATGATTTGGTTGATGATGGCCCGGTTGAGCCACTGTTCACCCTGTCGCCGCAGATGGAAGAACGTATTGAGCTGCAAAGCGAGCGTGAAGATGATGTGCCGTTCGGTCAGTTTGAGCCAGCCGCGTCGGCTCAGCCTCAGACCCCGCCGGTACAGCCGTATCAGCCTGCTTATCAACAACCGCAGCAGCAACAGGTCGTGCAGCAACAGCCGCCTGCCTATCAGCAACCTGTGGCGCAACCGGAGCCTGCCGCTGTGCAGCAGCCGGCGATGGACAGCCTGATCCACCCATTCCTGATGCGTAACGAAATGCCGTTGCAAAAACCGACCACGCCGTTGCCGACGCTGGATTTGCTGACCGAAGCCCCGAAAGAGGTGGAGCCGGTGGATTCCTTCGCGTTGGAACAAAAGGCGCGTTTGGTGGAAGCCAGCCTGGCCGATTACCGGGTGAAAGCCGACGTGGTCGATATTTTGCCAGGCCCGGTCATCACCCGCTTCGAGCTGGATTTGGCTCCGGGCGTCAAGGCTGCGCGTATTTCCAACCTGTCGCGCGACCTGGCGCGTTCACTGTCAACCTCGGCGGTACGTGTGGTTGAAGTGATCCCCGGCAAGCCTTACGTCGGGTTGGAACTGCCTAACGTCAAACGTCAGACGGTGTATCTGCGTGAAGTGCTGGACTGCCCGGCGTTCCGCGATAATCCATCGCCATTGGCGATCGTCCTGGGTAAAGACATTTCCGGCGAGCCGGTGGTGGCCGATTTGGCGAAAATGCCACACTTGCTGGTAGCGGGGACCACCGGTTCCGGTAAATCGGTTGGGGTCAATGCCATGATCCTGAGCATCTTGTATAAGGCCACGCCGAAAGAAGTGCGCTTTATCATGATCGACCCGAAAATGCTGGAACTGTCGGTATATGAAGGCATTCCGCACCTGTTGACGGATGTGGTAACCGACATGAAAGACGCCGCTAACGCCCTGCGTTGGTGTGTTGCCGAGATGGAGCGTCGCTACAAGCTGATGTCTGCACTGGGCGTGCGTAATCTGGCAGGTTATAACGAGCGCGTCGATCAGGCGGAAGCCATGGGGCGCCCGATCCCGGATCCGTTCTGGAAACCAACCGACAGCATGGACATGACGCCGCCGGTACTGGAGAAAGAGCCTTATATCGTGGTGATGGTCGACGAGTTTGCCGATCTCATCATGACGGTCGGTAAAAAGGTTGAGGAATTGATCGCTCGTCTGGCGCAGAAAGCGCGTGCGGCGGGGATCCACCTGGTGCTGGCAACCCAGCGTCCGTCGGTGGATGTGATCACTGGCCTGATCAAGGCCAACATCCCGACCCGTATCGCCTTTACCGTGTCCAGCAAGATTGACTCCCGTACTATCCTCGATCAGGGCGGCGCTGAATCCCTGTTGGGGATGGGTGACATGCTGTATCTGGCCCCTAACTCCTCGATTCCGGTCCGTGTGCATGGTGCATTTGTGCGCGATCAGGAAGTGCATGCGGTGGTTAAGGATTGGAAAGCGCGTGAGCGACCTCAATATAAAGAGGGTATCCTCAGCGCCGGTGACGACGGTGAGGGTGGAACTGGCGGCGGTCTGGACGGTGACGAAGAGCTGGATCCGCTGTTTGATCAGGCGGTGGAGTTTGTGGTGGATAAACGCCGTGCCTCTATCTCCGGCGTACAGCGCCAGTTCCGCATCGGTTATAACCGCGCCGCGCGTATCATCGAACAGATGGAAGCGCAGGGCATCGTCAGCGAGCAGGGGCACAACGGCAACCGCGAGGTGCTGGCACCGCCACGGCATGACTGA
- the lrp_1 gene encoding Leucine-responsive regulatory protein, with the protein MADNKKRPGKDLDRIDRNILNELQKDGRISNVELSKRVGLSPTPCLERVRRLERQGFIHGYTALLNPHYLDASLLVFVEITLNRGAPDVFEQFNSAVQKLEEIQECHLVSGDFDYLLKTRVPDMSAYRKLLGETLLRLPGVNDTRTYVVMEEVKQSNRLVIKTR; encoded by the coding sequence ATGGCAGACAATAAGAAACGCCCGGGTAAAGATCTCGACCGTATCGACCGCAACATCCTGAACGAACTGCAGAAGGATGGGCGTATTTCGAACGTTGAGCTTTCCAAGCGCGTGGGGTTATCCCCAACCCCATGTTTAGAACGTGTGCGCCGCCTCGAGCGCCAGGGTTTTATTCATGGTTATACCGCTTTGCTCAACCCGCATTATCTGGATGCGTCCCTGCTGGTCTTCGTAGAAATCACGTTGAACCGCGGTGCGCCGGATGTGTTTGAGCAATTCAACTCGGCAGTACAGAAACTTGAAGAAATTCAGGAGTGTCATCTGGTGTCCGGTGATTTCGACTATCTGTTGAAAACCCGCGTGCCGGATATGTCGGCTTACCGTAAGTTGCTCGGTGAAACCTTGCTGCGTCTGCCGGGGGTTAACGACACCCGTACGTACGTGGTAATGGAAGAAGTGAAACAGAGTAACCGTCTGGTTATCAAAACACGGTAG
- the lolA gene encoding P20 — protein sequence MKKLLVACCLLSGFASTSVLADAAQDLQSRLAKVNSFHASFSQTVTSSDGAAVQQGEGELWVKRPNLFNWHMTSPDESVLVSDGQTLWFYNPFVEQVTATWLKNATGNTPFMLITRNNANDWKQYNVKQKGNDFELTPKSSSGNLKQFAISVDNSGTIRSFAAVEQDGQRSSYTLKSQQNVVADASKFKFTPPKGVTLDDQRQ from the coding sequence ATGAAAAAACTGTTAGTTGCCTGTTGTCTGCTTTCGGGATTCGCTTCCACCTCCGTGCTGGCCGACGCCGCGCAGGATTTGCAAAGTCGCCTGGCGAAAGTGAACAGTTTCCACGCCAGCTTCTCCCAGACCGTGACCAGCAGCGATGGCGCTGCGGTACAGCAGGGTGAAGGTGAACTTTGGGTGAAACGTCCCAACCTGTTTAACTGGCACATGACCTCGCCGGATGAGAGCGTGCTGGTATCAGACGGTCAGACCCTGTGGTTCTACAACCCCTTTGTTGAGCAGGTGACCGCCACCTGGCTGAAAAATGCCACCGGCAATACGCCGTTTATGCTGATCACCCGCAATAACGCCAATGACTGGAAACAGTACAACGTTAAACAGAAGGGTAATGATTTCGAGCTGACGCCAAAATCCAGCAGCGGTAACCTGAAACAGTTCGCCATCAGCGTGGATAACAGCGGCACTATCCGCAGTTTTGCCGCGGTTGAGCAGGACGGTCAGCGCAGCTCTTACACGCTGAAAAGCCAGCAGAATGTTGTTGCCGATGCCAGCAAATTTAAATTTACCCCGCCGAAGGGGGTGACGCTGGACGACCAGCGCCAGTGA
- the serS gene encoding Serine--tRNA ligase, translating into MLDPNLLRNELDAVAVKLARRGFKLDLDLLRSQEERRKVLQVETETLQAERNSRSKSIGAAKARGEDIEPLRREVNELGDKLDTAKAALDQLQAEIRDYALAIPNLPDDEVPDGKDDSDNLEVSRWGEPRQYDFAVRDHVDLGEMAGGLDFAAAVKLTGSRFVVMKGQIARMHRALSQFMLDLHTEQHGYQETYVPYLVNHATLYGTGQLPKFGEDLFHTKPLEEESDSSNYALIPTAEVPLTNLVRDEILEEESLPLKMTAHTPCFRAEAGSYGRDTRGLIRMHQFDKVEMVQIVRPEDSMATLEELTGHAEKVLQLLNLPYRKMLLCTGDMGAGSCKTYDLEVWLPAQDTYREISSCSNMWDYQARRMQARCRSKTEKKPRLVHTLNGSGLAVGRTLVAVLENYQQADGRIQVPEVLRPYMGGLEYIG; encoded by the coding sequence ATGCTCGATCCCAATCTGCTGCGTAATGAGCTAGACGCAGTCGCCGTCAAACTGGCTCGCCGAGGCTTTAAACTCGATCTGGATCTGCTGCGTTCTCAAGAAGAGCGTCGCAAAGTTCTGCAGGTAGAAACCGAAACGCTGCAGGCAGAACGTAACTCCCGATCGAAATCCATCGGCGCGGCTAAAGCGCGCGGGGAAGACATTGAGCCGCTGCGTCGCGAAGTAAACGAACTGGGTGACAAGCTGGACACGGCCAAGGCCGCGCTGGATCAGCTGCAGGCTGAAATCCGTGACTATGCGTTGGCGATCCCGAACCTGCCTGACGATGAAGTACCAGACGGTAAAGACGACAGCGATAACCTGGAAGTCAGCCGCTGGGGCGAGCCGCGCCAGTATGATTTCGCGGTACGCGATCACGTCGATCTGGGCGAAATGGCCGGTGGTCTGGACTTTGCCGCTGCGGTAAAACTGACCGGTTCACGCTTTGTGGTGATGAAAGGGCAAATTGCCCGTATGCACCGCGCGTTGTCCCAGTTCATGCTGGATCTGCATACCGAACAACACGGCTACCAGGAAACTTACGTTCCTTACCTGGTTAACCATGCCACACTGTACGGTACCGGCCAGTTGCCGAAATTTGGTGAAGACTTGTTCCACACCAAACCGCTGGAAGAAGAATCCGACAGCAGCAACTACGCACTGATCCCAACCGCAGAAGTGCCATTGACCAACCTGGTGCGCGACGAGATCCTGGAAGAGGAATCTCTGCCACTGAAGATGACTGCGCATACGCCTTGTTTCCGTGCCGAAGCCGGTTCTTATGGCCGTGACACCCGTGGTTTGATCCGCATGCACCAGTTCGACAAAGTTGAGATGGTGCAGATCGTCCGTCCGGAAGACTCGATGGCTACGCTGGAAGAGTTGACCGGTCATGCAGAGAAAGTGCTGCAGTTGCTGAACCTGCCATACCGTAAAATGTTGCTGTGTACCGGTGACATGGGCGCAGGCTCGTGCAAGACCTACGATCTGGAAGTGTGGCTGCCGGCGCAGGACACTTACCGTGAGATCTCATCCTGCTCCAACATGTGGGATTACCAGGCACGCCGCATGCAGGCCCGTTGCCGCAGCAAAACCGAGAAGAAGCCGCGCCTGGTGCATACGCTGAACGGTTCTGGTCTGGCAGTAGGTCGTACGCTGGTAGCAGTGTTGGAAAACTACCAGCAGGCTGATGGCCGTATTCAGGTTCCGGAAGTATTACGCCCATATATGGGTGGCCTGGAATACATCGGTTAA